A DNA window from Enterobacter asburiae contains the following coding sequences:
- a CDS encoding GNAT family N-acetyltransferase, with the protein MNNTSVIIEAVKERDFESWMPLWGKYQAFYNVDLSGPITERTWQRFFSSVEPLFCVVARCNGDVVGFAHYLFHRSTWAESDYCYLEDLYVCEAVRGKHIGKQLIEYVQREARKHHASHLYWHTHEANYRGQRLYDWIAKKSGMIEYRMHVR; encoded by the coding sequence ATGAATAATACGAGCGTGATAATTGAGGCAGTTAAAGAACGTGATTTTGAAAGCTGGATGCCGCTATGGGGAAAATATCAGGCGTTTTACAACGTCGATCTGTCCGGGCCCATTACTGAACGAACCTGGCAACGATTTTTCAGCTCCGTTGAGCCGCTATTCTGCGTGGTGGCACGATGTAATGGAGACGTAGTGGGTTTTGCGCATTATCTTTTTCACCGTTCGACATGGGCTGAGAGCGATTACTGCTACCTCGAAGATTTATACGTCTGCGAAGCCGTAAGGGGCAAACACATTGGCAAACAGTTAATAGAATATGTTCAGAGAGAAGCGAGAAAACATCATGCCAGTCACCTTTACTGGCATACGCATGAAGCCAATTATCGCGGGCAACGATTGTACGACTGGATTGCGAAGAAAAGTGGAATGATTGAATATCGTATGCACGTAAGATAA
- a CDS encoding ArsR/SmtB family transcription factor, translated as MIPNHPETEQILLENVLFALGNPLRLAIIRRLADGSELSCNALRPEDVVKSTMTHHWRVLRDSGVIWQRPQGRENMISLRREDLDARFPGLMEILLQAKS; from the coding sequence ATGATCCCAAACCACCCTGAAACTGAACAAATACTGCTGGAAAATGTGCTGTTTGCCCTCGGCAACCCGCTCCGGCTTGCGATCATTCGCCGTCTGGCCGATGGTAGCGAACTCAGCTGTAACGCGCTGCGCCCGGAGGATGTAGTGAAATCGACAATGACCCACCACTGGCGCGTACTGCGCGACAGCGGCGTTATCTGGCAGCGCCCGCAGGGGCGGGAGAACATGATTTCGTTGCGAAGAGAGGATCTGGATGCCCGTTTTCCAGGGCTGATGGAGATACTTTTACAGGCTAAATCATAA
- the fusA gene encoding elongation factor G: MPRPIPLERYRNIGISAHIDAGKTTTTERILFYTGMSHKLGEVHDGAATTDWMAQEQERGITITSAAVSCFWPGMDRGYEPHRINIIDTPGHVDFTIEVERSMRVLDGAVMVYDSVGGVQPQSETVWRQANKYHVPRLAFVNKMDRPGADFFRVVRMMQERLKANPVPIVIPVGAEDHFTGVVDLIKMRTILWDDASQGMVFTYAPVPDDLVSTAQEWREKMVSAAAEASDELMDKYLETGDLTEAEIIKGLRIRTISGEIQPMLCGSAFKNKGVQRMLDAVIELMPSPLDVPAIDGVDEKGQHAERHPSDDEPFSALAFKLMSDSYVGQLTFIRVYSGVLRKGDAVYNPVKGKKERIGRIVLMHANDRHEVDELRAGDIAACVGLKDVTTGDTLTDPNAVITLERMEFPDPVISLAIEPKTKGDQEKMGIALQRLAAEDPSFRLHTDEESGQTIISGMGELHLEIIVDRMKREFGVEANIGRPQVTYRETLRKTVKDIEGKFVRQSGGKGQYGHVVLSLEPLEPGSGFKFEDATKGGVVPREYIPSVEKGLREAMNSGVLAGYPVVDVKATLTFGSYHDVDSSEMAFRMAAILGFKEGARRADPVILEPIMHVEVETPEEYAGNIMGDLSSRRGMVQGMAEQYGSQIIRADVPLAEMFGYATTLRSMSQGRATYTMEFHHFAEAPRNVADEIISRRAK, translated from the coding sequence ATGCCCCGACCCATCCCTCTCGAACGTTATCGCAACATCGGTATCTCCGCGCATATCGATGCCGGTAAAACCACCACCACTGAGCGCATCCTGTTTTACACCGGGATGAGCCACAAGCTGGGTGAAGTACACGATGGCGCGGCAACCACTGACTGGATGGCGCAGGAGCAAGAGCGCGGGATCACGATTACCTCCGCGGCCGTCAGCTGCTTCTGGCCGGGTATGGACAGAGGCTATGAGCCGCACCGGATCAACATCATTGACACCCCGGGGCACGTGGATTTCACCATTGAGGTGGAACGTTCCATGCGCGTGCTCGACGGCGCCGTGATGGTGTATGACTCCGTGGGCGGCGTGCAGCCGCAGTCGGAAACCGTCTGGCGTCAGGCCAATAAATATCACGTTCCGCGTCTGGCCTTCGTCAACAAAATGGACCGTCCGGGTGCCGATTTCTTCCGCGTCGTGCGGATGATGCAGGAGCGCCTGAAGGCCAATCCGGTGCCGATTGTCATCCCGGTGGGTGCAGAAGATCATTTCACCGGCGTGGTGGATCTCATCAAGATGCGCACCATTCTGTGGGACGACGCGTCGCAGGGCATGGTGTTCACCTATGCGCCCGTGCCGGACGATTTGGTCAGTACCGCCCAGGAATGGCGGGAAAAAATGGTCTCTGCGGCGGCGGAAGCCAGCGACGAGCTGATGGACAAATACCTGGAAACCGGCGACCTGACGGAAGCGGAAATTATCAAAGGGCTGCGTATTCGCACCATCTCGGGTGAAATTCAGCCGATGCTGTGCGGCAGCGCGTTCAAAAATAAAGGCGTGCAGCGCATGCTCGATGCGGTCATTGAGCTCATGCCGTCGCCGCTGGACGTGCCTGCCATTGATGGCGTGGATGAAAAAGGGCAGCACGCGGAGCGTCATCCAAGCGATGATGAGCCGTTCTCGGCCCTGGCATTCAAGCTGATGAGCGACTCGTACGTTGGGCAACTGACCTTTATCCGCGTGTACTCTGGCGTGCTGCGCAAAGGCGACGCAGTGTACAACCCGGTGAAAGGGAAGAAAGAGCGCATCGGGCGTATCGTGCTGATGCATGCCAACGATCGCCACGAGGTGGACGAACTGCGCGCCGGAGACATCGCGGCCTGCGTGGGTCTGAAGGATGTGACCACCGGCGACACGCTCACCGATCCGAACGCCGTGATCACGCTTGAACGCATGGAGTTCCCGGATCCGGTTATCTCGCTGGCGATCGAGCCGAAAACCAAAGGCGATCAGGAGAAAATGGGGATCGCGCTGCAGCGTCTCGCGGCGGAAGATCCGTCTTTCCGCCTGCATACTGACGAAGAGTCCGGCCAGACCATTATCTCCGGGATGGGTGAACTACACCTTGAGATCATCGTCGACCGCATGAAGCGCGAGTTTGGCGTCGAGGCGAACATTGGCCGCCCACAGGTAACCTACCGTGAAACCCTGCGTAAAACGGTGAAGGATATCGAAGGTAAATTTGTTCGTCAGTCCGGCGGTAAAGGGCAGTACGGCCATGTGGTGCTGAGCCTGGAGCCGCTGGAGCCCGGGAGTGGCTTTAAATTTGAAGATGCCACCAAGGGCGGCGTGGTGCCGCGCGAGTATATCCCGTCCGTTGAGAAAGGGCTGCGGGAAGCGATGAACAGCGGCGTGCTGGCGGGCTATCCGGTCGTTGATGTCAAAGCGACGCTGACGTTTGGCTCGTATCACGACGTCGACTCCTCGGAGATGGCGTTCCGCATGGCGGCGATCCTCGGCTTCAAAGAGGGCGCCCGCAGGGCGGATCCGGTGATTCTCGAGCCGATCATGCACGTGGAGGTGGAAACGCCGGAAGAGTACGCCGGTAACATTATGGGCGATCTCTCCTCCCGCCGCGGCATGGTGCAGGGGATGGCAGAGCAGTACGGAAGCCAGATTATTCGCGCTGACGTGCCGCTGGCAGAGATGTTTGGTTATGCCACGACATTGCGCTCGATGTCCCAGGGACGCGCGACGTATACGATGGAGTTCCATCATTTTGCGGAAGCCCCGCGGAATGTTGCGGATGAGATTATTTCACGACGTGCGAAGTAA
- a CDS encoding DUF3828 domain-containing protein, whose translation MKTLFFLLFALSPFAVADNIYAPGQAALKFNQWYIAQLDQNKPPVLNPDIMNNYVAAETIAAIKEMYSGDSNEKDMPDADMFIKSQDWDEDWDQITVLHSDFDAVCTNVYIAFGKKQDHVVADCLVQEKGVWKVRSATLIK comes from the coding sequence ATGAAAACACTCTTCTTTTTACTTTTCGCCCTGTCTCCGTTCGCTGTCGCAGATAACATTTATGCACCGGGCCAGGCGGCGCTTAAATTCAATCAATGGTATATCGCGCAGTTAGATCAGAACAAACCGCCCGTACTCAATCCGGACATTATGAATAATTACGTTGCCGCAGAGACTATCGCAGCAATTAAAGAAATGTACTCTGGCGACAGTAACGAAAAAGACATGCCAGATGCGGATATGTTTATCAAATCACAGGACTGGGATGAAGACTGGGATCAGATAACCGTCTTACATTCTGATTTTGATGCCGTTTGCACAAACGTCTATATCGCGTTTGGGAAGAAACAAGATCACGTTGTAGCAGATTGTCTCGTTCAGGAAAAAGGCGTATGGAAAGTTCGCTCGGCCACGCTGATTAAGTAA
- a CDS encoding flavin reductase family protein, producing the protein MSHFRPVELRHASRLLNHGPTVLITSRDESLDRRNVMAAAWSMPVEFEPPRIAIVVDKSTWSRELIERSGKFGIVIPGVAAANWTYAVGSVSGRDEDKFNCYGIPVVNGPELGLPVIEEKCLAWMECRLLPVTSAAEKYDTLFGEVVSAAADERAFIAGRWQFDGDKLNTLHHLGAGTFVASGKMVKALD; encoded by the coding sequence ATGAGCCACTTTCGCCCCGTTGAATTACGTCATGCCAGCCGTCTGCTGAACCACGGCCCAACTGTGCTTATCACCAGTCGGGATGAAAGCCTCGACAGACGCAACGTGATGGCCGCCGCATGGTCAATGCCCGTTGAGTTTGAACCGCCGCGCATCGCGATAGTCGTGGATAAAAGTACCTGGTCACGCGAGCTGATTGAGCGCAGCGGGAAGTTTGGCATCGTCATTCCCGGCGTGGCGGCGGCCAACTGGACATACGCGGTCGGTAGCGTCAGCGGGCGCGATGAGGACAAATTCAACTGCTACGGGATCCCGGTCGTGAACGGTCCTGAACTTGGCCTGCCGGTAATTGAAGAGAAATGTCTGGCGTGGATGGAGTGTCGGTTATTACCCGTGACCTCAGCGGCAGAAAAATACGATACGCTGTTTGGTGAAGTGGTTTCAGCGGCAGCCGATGAACGCGCGTTTATCGCCGGGCGCTGGCAGTTTGACGGGGATAAGCTGAATACACTGCATCATCTTGGTGCCGGGACGTTTGTCGCGAGCGGGAAGATGGTGAAGGCGCTGGATTGA
- the nhoA gene encoding N-hydroxyarylamine O-acetyltransferase yields the protein MSPFLTAYFARIGWAQPTRVDIDTLRALHLHHNCAIPFENIDVVLPREIQLDDRCLVDKLVNARRGGYCFEQNGLFERVLREVGFTVRSVLGRVVLANPPQMPPRTHRLLLVELNGERWIADVGFGGQTLTAPIRLLANEEQETPHGLYRLLSEGNDWVLQFRHHEHWQSMYQFDLTTQYFSDYVMGNFWSAHWPQSHFRHHLLMCRHLPDGGKLTLTNFNFTHWQNGHVEEQIHLPDAEALYQLMQERFGLGVDDAKHGFSLAELTAVMAGFDTHPQAGK from the coding sequence ATGTCCCCATTTCTGACCGCCTATTTTGCCCGCATCGGCTGGGCGCAACCGACGCGGGTGGATATCGATACCCTGCGCGCGCTGCATTTACATCACAACTGTGCCATCCCTTTTGAGAATATTGATGTCGTTCTGCCGCGCGAAATCCAGCTTGACGATCGGTGTCTGGTCGACAAGCTGGTCAACGCACGTCGCGGAGGGTACTGCTTTGAGCAAAACGGCCTGTTCGAGCGCGTATTGCGTGAAGTCGGGTTTACGGTGCGTAGCGTGCTGGGGCGCGTGGTATTAGCGAATCCGCCGCAAATGCCGCCGCGCACGCACCGTCTGCTGCTGGTTGAGCTTAACGGTGAGCGCTGGATTGCCGATGTGGGGTTTGGCGGCCAGACGCTGACGGCGCCGATTCGACTGCTCGCTAATGAAGAACAGGAGACGCCGCACGGGCTGTATCGTCTGCTGAGCGAGGGGAACGACTGGGTGCTGCAGTTCCGTCACCACGAGCACTGGCAGTCGATGTACCAGTTTGACCTGACGACGCAGTATTTCAGCGATTACGTGATGGGGAATTTCTGGTCGGCGCACTGGCCGCAGTCGCATTTCCGTCATCATCTGCTGATGTGTCGCCATCTGCCGGACGGCGGCAAGCTGACGCTAACCAACTTCAACTTTACCCACTGGCAGAACGGTCACGTAGAAGAACAGATCCATTTGCCGGATGCTGAGGCGCTTTACCAGCTGATGCAGGAACGCTTTGGGCTGGGCGTTGACGATGCAAAACACGGATTTTCACTGGCAGAGCTGACGGCGGTAATGGCGGGCTTTGATACACATCCTCAGGCCGGGAAATAA
- a CDS encoding TetR family transcriptional regulator, producing the protein MRYLSKDERREAILQAAMRVALAEGLAAMTVRRIAAEAGVATGQVHHHFTSGGELKSLAFVRLIRELLDADVAGKQAGWREQLHAMLGSDDGRFEPYIRLWREAQILASRDADIKGAYVMTMEMWHQETVALIKAGTEAGALNPGDRAENIAWRLIGLVCGLDGMYILNMPEMDEAAFNNHLDKLITLELFSSPSQQ; encoded by the coding sequence ATGCGATATCTGAGCAAGGATGAACGGCGGGAAGCCATCTTACAGGCCGCCATGCGCGTGGCGCTGGCTGAAGGACTGGCGGCAATGACGGTACGCCGTATTGCCGCCGAGGCCGGAGTCGCCACCGGCCAGGTGCATCATCATTTTACGTCCGGCGGCGAGCTAAAATCGCTGGCCTTCGTACGGCTAATTCGCGAGCTGCTGGATGCGGATGTCGCGGGTAAACAGGCCGGCTGGCGGGAACAGCTTCATGCCATGCTCGGCAGCGATGACGGGAGGTTTGAGCCCTATATTCGCCTGTGGCGTGAAGCGCAGATCCTGGCCAGCCGCGATGCCGACATCAAAGGTGCCTATGTGATGACCATGGAGATGTGGCACCAGGAAACGGTGGCGCTTATCAAAGCGGGAACGGAGGCCGGGGCATTAAATCCGGGCGATCGAGCGGAAAATATTGCCTGGCGCTTGATTGGTCTGGTGTGCGGTCTTGACGGAATGTATATCTTAAACATGCCCGAAATGGACGAAGCCGCCTTTAACAACCATCTTGATAAATTAATCACGCTCGAGTTGTTTTCTAGCCCGTCTCAGCAGTGA
- a CDS encoding MFS transporter has translation MFRQWLALVIIVLVYIPVAIDATVLHVAAPTLSMTLGASGNELLWIIDIYSLVMAGMVLPMGALGDRIGFKRLLMIGSTLFGLSSLAAAFAPSAGWLIAARASLAIGAAMIIPATLAGIRTLFIDARDRNIALGVWAAVGSGGAAFGPLIGGMLLEHFYWGSVFLINVPIVLVVVSLAARFVPPQQGRPEQPLNISHAIMLIVAILLLVYSAKTALKGALSPWVVASALVTGSVLLFIFVRIQLRARVPMIDMRLFCHRIILSGVVMAMTAMIALVGFELLMAQELQFVHGFTPFEAGMFMLPVMVASGFSGPIAGVLVGRLGLRIVAAGGMGLSAVSFIGLSMLDFSTQQLLASALMVLLGFSAASALLASTSAIMAAAPKEKAAAAGAIETMSYELGAGLGIAIFGLLLTRSFSASIDLPQGLNASLADKASSSIGEAMKVAQDLTPTLAESVIEAAKSAFITSHSVALGSAGGMLLLLAVGIWFSLARVKPQ, from the coding sequence ATGTTTCGTCAGTGGTTAGCGTTAGTGATTATCGTGCTGGTGTATATCCCGGTGGCGATCGACGCGACGGTGCTGCACGTGGCGGCGCCGACATTGAGCATGACGCTGGGCGCCAGCGGCAATGAATTGCTGTGGATCATCGATATTTACTCGCTGGTCATGGCGGGAATGGTGCTGCCGATGGGCGCCCTGGGTGACCGCATTGGCTTCAAACGACTGCTCATGATTGGCAGCACGCTGTTTGGCCTGTCGTCGCTGGCGGCAGCGTTTGCCCCGTCAGCAGGCTGGCTTATTGCGGCGCGCGCCTCGCTGGCAATCGGCGCGGCGATGATTATTCCGGCCACGCTGGCTGGGATCCGTACGCTGTTTATCGACGCGCGGGATCGTAACATTGCGCTCGGCGTCTGGGCCGCGGTGGGGTCCGGTGGCGCGGCGTTTGGCCCGCTGATTGGCGGTATGCTGCTCGAGCATTTCTACTGGGGCTCGGTGTTTTTAATCAACGTGCCGATCGTGCTGGTGGTGGTTTCGCTGGCCGCGCGTTTTGTGCCTCCTCAGCAGGGCCGCCCGGAGCAGCCGCTGAATATCAGCCATGCCATTATGCTGATTGTGGCGATTTTGCTGCTGGTCTACAGCGCAAAAACAGCCCTCAAAGGCGCACTGTCGCCGTGGGTGGTCGCGTCCGCGCTGGTTACCGGCTCGGTGCTGCTGTTTATCTTCGTGCGTATTCAGCTCCGCGCCCGCGTGCCGATGATCGACATGCGTCTGTTCTGCCATCGCATCATTTTGAGCGGCGTGGTGATGGCGATGACCGCCATGATTGCCCTGGTCGGGTTTGAGCTGCTGATGGCCCAGGAGCTGCAGTTTGTTCACGGCTTTACGCCGTTTGAAGCGGGAATGTTCATGCTGCCGGTGATGGTGGCGAGCGGGTTTAGCGGTCCGATCGCGGGTGTGCTGGTCGGGCGATTAGGGCTACGCATCGTCGCGGCTGGCGGAATGGGGCTCAGCGCCGTTAGCTTTATCGGCCTGTCGATGCTTGATTTCAGCACGCAGCAGCTGCTGGCTTCTGCCCTGATGGTGCTGCTCGGCTTTAGCGCCGCCAGCGCGCTGCTGGCCTCGACCTCGGCGATTATGGCCGCTGCGCCGAAAGAGAAAGCCGCCGCGGCAGGGGCGATTGAAACCATGTCCTATGAACTGGGCGCCGGGCTGGGGATCGCCATCTTTGGTCTGCTGTTGACCCGCAGCTTCTCGGCGTCGATTGACCTGCCGCAGGGGCTGAACGCCTCGCTCGCAGATAAAGCCTCGTCATCCATTGGCGAGGCGATGAAGGTGGCGCAGGATCTGACCCCGACGCTGGCGGAATCGGTGATTGAGGCGGCGAAAAGCGCGTTTATCACCTCGCACAGCGTGGCGCTGGGCAGCGCGGGCGGAATGCTGCTGCTGTTGGCAGTGGGGATCTGGTTCAGCCTGGCGAGGGTCAAGCCGCAGTAA